From one Solanum lycopersicum chromosome 12, SLM_r2.1 genomic stretch:
- the LOC138340411 gene encoding uncharacterized protein — protein sequence MGVGTKIESFVGFTEDILGDPTFVDLFTQIIELRVDAEKVQGEIGGYPQNVDNHITEMLDFRTTTTQKLEGLQKENENLRAELVVLCRAVAMLSSTRVESSKYFTAARVPDADKLNITTMYLSGDAKLCWRTRNADDVIAGRPRIDTWDKLIKEMRDKFFPSNASWLARDKLKRLRQTRSVREYIKEFTSNVKDLPGTIAAVDSLVDFRTTRPSIDVPSTSKTKKKNEKKGEWRKHSRKDNTNDKGKAQMKDGKDRPKNKDGNSKGCWTCGGPHLAKSCPNREKVNALLSGNVNQRKDEEIVAAMANLLGLPFNHIMGINNVGEISSTLNPHASFIHIEMKAKEQCVMTMVDTGATHTFVDVKIATKLGLKLSKSPSYIKTVNAKAQAIVGMTYGVSMSTGSSVGKHNLMVMPLGDFEIILWIDFLRKFQFVPFPHLDGVMVLNGSNAGFLKGVHPFGDINKVSKKKDKGMLLSAMSIDKGLKKGEDTILAALVEVKPDVKMEVPDRVAELLKQYADVMPPELLKKLPPRRDIDHKIELLPGMVAPSQAPYRMAPKELVELRKQLNELLDAGLIQPSKASYDAPVLFQKKQDGTM from the exons ATGGGAGTTGGCACGAAAATTGAATCCTTCGTCGGGTTTACTGAAGACATTTTGGGAGACCCTACGTTTGTGGATTTATTCACACAAATCATTGAGTTGAGAGTTGACGCTGAGAAAGTTCAGGGAGAAATTGGTGGATATCCACAGAATGTTGATAACCACATCACTGAAATGTTGGACTTTCGTACCACAACTACGCAAAAACTGGAGGGACTGCAGAAGGAAAATGAGAACCTTCGTGCAGAGCTCGTTGTTTTGTGTCGGGCTGTGGCTATGTTGAGTTCAACTCGTGTTGAATCGTCTAAG TATTTTACCGCTGCAAGGGTGCCGGATGCTGATAAGTTGAACATTACCACAATGTATTTGTCAGGTGATGCAAAACTTTGCTGGAGGACTCGTAATGCAGACGATGTAATTGCTGGTCGTCCTAGAATTGATACATGGGATAAGCTAATCAAAGAAATGCGTGATAAATTTTTTCCTAGCAATGCATCTTGGCTTGCAAGGGATAAATTGAAAAGGCTGAGGCAGACGCGTTCAGTGAGGGAATACATAAAGGAATTTACCTCT AATGTTAAAGATCTGCCCGGAACTATTGCTGCTGTCGATTCGTTAGTGGATTTCCGGACGACTCGTCCTTCGATAGATGTCCCCTCCActtcaaaaactaagaaaaagaatgagaagAAAGGGGAATGGAGAAAGCATAGTCGTAAAGACAAtacaaatgataaaggaaaGGCACAAATGAAGGATGGGAAAGACAGGCCAAAGAACAAAGATGGAAATTCGAAGGGCTGTTGGACTTGTGGTGGTCCTCATTTGGCCAAATCTTGTCCAAACCGGGAAAAAGTGAATGCTTTGCTTTCTGGTAACGTGAATCAAAGGAAGGATGAAGAAATCGTGGCTGCAATGGCAAACCTATTGGGATTGCCCTTCAATCACATTATGGGGATCAATAATGTTGGAGAAATCTCTAGTACTTTGAATCCTCATGCTTCCTTCATTCATATAGAAATGAAAGCGAAAGAACAATGTGTGATGACAATGGTTGATACAGGGGCCACACACACGTTTGTAGATGTGAAGATTGCTACAAAATTGGGGCTGAAGTTGTCTAAAAGCCCTTCCTACATCAAAACAGTCAATGCTAAGGCACAAGCCATTGTGGGCATGACTTATGGTGTGTCTATGTCGACTGGAAGTTCGGTGGGAAAACATAACTTGATGGTGATGCCTCTTGGTGACTTTGAAATCATACTTTGGATTGATTTCCTAAGAAAATTCCAGTTTGTTCCGTTTCCTCACTTAGATGGAGTGATGGTCCTGAATGGAAGCAATGCTGGCTTTCTCAAAGGTGTTCATCCGTTTGGAGACATTAATAAAGTTTCAAAGAAAAAAGACAAGGGAATGTTGTTGTCTGCTATGTCAATCGACAAAGGGCTAAAGAAGGGTGAAGACACTATACTTGCTGCCTTGGTCGAAGTGAAACCTGATGTGAAAATGGAAGTGCCTGATCGTGTTGCTGAATTACTTAAACAGTATGCTGATGTTATGCCGCCGGAATTACTAAAGAAATTACCACCAAGGAGGGATATTGATCATAAGATTGAGTTGCTGCCTGGTA